One genomic segment of Hordeum vulgare subsp. vulgare chromosome 2H, MorexV3_pseudomolecules_assembly, whole genome shotgun sequence includes these proteins:
- the LOC123427821 gene encoding uncharacterized protein LOC123427821, with product MAAEVSSIARMLRGEAGRGGRAGAGKAPEVVTMDLLGGCGGDAGGVDEVVDLEVKVPAGWERRLDLLSGKTFLTPHRHQAAQDGHQDLNLPPTASTAPAPAAAVTTTSAGVCTLDMVRYALECAAAARSARSPDTSSSSLASTSSSSSSLGKRSRSPPSSTASPAANPAMRACACPSCFTYVLIAEADPWCPRCASKVPPLPSKPAAHSSGKKPKIDLNADADETE from the exons ATGGCGGCGGAGGTGAGTTCCATCGCCAGGATGCTCCGCGGGGAGGCGGGGAGGGGGGGTAGGGCCGGCGCCGGGAAGGCGCCGGAGGTGGTGACCATGGATCTGCTCGGCGGGTGCGGCGGCGACGCCGGCGGGGTGGACGAGGTCGTCGACCTTGAGGTCAAGGTGCCCGCCGGCTGGGAGAGACGGCTCGACCTGCTG TCCGGCAAGACGTTCTTGACTCCTCATCGCCACCAGGCTGCCCAAGACGGCCACCAGGACCTCAACCTGCCTCCCACGGCATCCACCGCTCCcgctcccgccgccgccgtcaccaCCACCTCCGCTGGGGTCTGCACCCTCGACATGGTCCGCTACGCCCTAGAGTGCGCTGCCGCCGCGCGGTCAGCCCGCTCGCCGGACACGTCCTCCTCTTCGTTGGCGTCCACCTcatcctcgtcctcctccctgggaAAGCGcagccggtcgccgccttcaagcacGGCATCGCCCGCCGCGAACCCGGCCATGCGCGCGTGCGCGTGCCCGTCCTGCTTCACGTACGTGCTCATCGCCGAGGCCGACCCCTGGTGCCCGCGGTGCGCATCGAAGGTGCCGCCGCTCCCCAGTAAGCCCGCCGCCCACAGCAGCGGGAAGAAGCCGAAGATTGACCTGAATGCAGACGCCGATGAGACAGAGTGA